The genomic interval CACGCCGATGGGCAACAAACAGACTGGGCGAGACCCCACAGGTCTGTTTGAAGCTCCTTTGCAAGTGAAACTCGCTCAAATCCGCAATGCCTGCAAGATCACGCAAACGGATCACCTGATCGAGATTCTCTTCGATATAGTCAGCCAGTTTGCGCTTCACTGAGATCGAAAGGCCTCCGCGGATCGGCTTGACCAACTGACCATGAAACCGCTTTTGCAAAAGGACCTCCGCGATCAACTCGACCATAGCCTCTTCTGCGCCCATCGCATTGCCAGCGCAGGTTTCACCAAAAAGACGTGAAAAGGGAACGATGAGTCCTTCCGGCTTGGCATAGGTGACATCAGCCAATTCGATCTGGCGTCCGTCCCGATCCATCATCTCGCTATAACAGCGCCGCAATTCTTCGTCAGGCAGATAGAGATGCATCATGGTCAGCGGGCCATTGACCTCCCATTCCGAGCTTTGCCCCTGCGGGAAAATACAAACCGCTCCCGGCCAGCCGCGCACCGGCTTCTGATCGACGCGCCAGACATCCTGTCCGTTTCGCACATACATGCTGAAGGCATGCCCTTGCAGCTCATCATAATTCACATGGTCTTCCCGGTTGCTCCAGATCGCACAAGAGCGCCCAAAACCGAGATCAAGGCTGCCGTGCCTGATCGCGGTTGAACTGTCTTGCAGAAATCCGAAAACGGAATGATCCTTTGAGTGCATGGAATGAAAACCGAAAAGATACGAGATAAAGCTGAGGTGTTAGGCCGACTTATAGCACCAGCTCCTGCCGCC from uncultured Cohaesibacter sp. carries:
- a CDS encoding AraC family transcriptional regulator; its protein translation is MHSKDHSVFGFLQDSSTAIRHGSLDLGFGRSCAIWSNREDHVNYDELQGHAFSMYVRNGQDVWRVDQKPVRGWPGAVCIFPQGQSSEWEVNGPLTMMHLYLPDEELRRCYSEMMDRDGRQIELADVTYAKPEGLIVPFSRLFGETCAGNAMGAEEAMVELIAEVLLQKRFHGQLVKPIRGGLSISVKRKLADYIEENLDQVIRLRDLAGIADLSEFHLQRSFKQTCGVSPSLFVAHRRVERAKHLMRAGEPLAQVADACGFSSQSHFTRSFKAGTGVTPASFRKAVA